From the Micromonospora sediminicola genome, one window contains:
- a CDS encoding phosphoglyceromutase has translation MTASEGPTIGTLVLLRHGESDWNAKNLFTGWVDVDLTAKGETEARRGGELLREHDLLPDVVHTSLLRRAIRTAELALNAADRHWIAVRRSWRLNERHYGALQGKNKKQTLDEYGEEQFMLWRRSYDTPPPPIDDNDEWSQVGDPRYALLPTELMPRTECLKDVVDRMLPYWYDSIVPDILAGRTVLVAAHGNSLRALVKHLDQISDDAIAKLNIPTGIPLRYDLDADLRPQVLGGTYLDPEAAKDAAAAVANQGR, from the coding sequence ATGACTGCGAGCGAAGGGCCCACCATCGGGACGCTGGTCCTGCTGCGGCACGGCGAGAGCGACTGGAACGCCAAGAACCTCTTCACCGGCTGGGTCGACGTCGACCTGACCGCCAAGGGCGAGACCGAGGCGCGGCGCGGCGGCGAGCTGCTCCGCGAGCACGACCTGCTGCCGGACGTGGTGCACACCAGCCTGCTGCGCCGGGCGATCCGCACCGCCGAGCTGGCGCTGAACGCCGCCGACCGGCACTGGATCGCGGTGCGCCGGTCGTGGCGGCTCAACGAGCGCCACTACGGCGCGCTTCAGGGCAAGAACAAGAAGCAGACCCTGGACGAGTACGGCGAGGAGCAGTTCATGCTCTGGCGCCGGTCGTACGACACGCCGCCGCCCCCGATCGACGACAACGACGAGTGGTCGCAGGTCGGCGACCCCCGGTACGCGTTGCTGCCGACCGAGCTGATGCCCCGGACGGAGTGCCTCAAGGACGTCGTCGACCGGATGCTGCCCTACTGGTACGACTCGATCGTGCCGGACATCCTGGCCGGCCGGACCGTGCTGGTGGCGGCGCACGGCAACTCGCTGCGGGCGCTGGTCAAGCACCTCGACCAGATCTCCGACGACGCGATCGCCAAGCTGAACATCCCCACCGGCATCCCGCTGCGCTACGACCTGGACGCGGACCTGCGCCCGCAGGTGCTCGGCGGGACGTACCTCGACCCGGAGGCCGCGAAGGACGCCGCCGCCGCAGTCGCCAACCAGGGCCGCTGA
- a CDS encoding MDR family MFS transporter, translated as MRTVRGWFQETAGGLPRTFWYLWTGTLINRLGSFILVFLAIYLTQERDFSASQAGLVIGLWGVGGAVGTTVGGTLTDRWGRRPTLLTAHLGAATMMVALGLARPLWAVAVGALLLGTFAEAARPAFGAMMVDVVPEKDRLRAFSLNYWAINLGFACAAVLAGFAAQAGYLLLFLVDATTTVVTALIIFTRVRETRTTPTGPVVKGAPAPAGALRTILADRVFLGFVALNLLAALVFLQHISMLPIAMGDSGLSPATYGSVIALNGVLIVVGQLFVPRLIRGRSRSHVLALAALVMGVGFGLTAFADTVWLYGLTVLIWTLGEMLNSPSNATLIAELSPAALRGRYQGVFSLSWQLAGAAAPILGGLVREHAGNSALWLGCAGIGVVAAVAHLVSGPARERRAARLRAVGTTVTPVTATRTPAPEAAEAAATSPAEPVRVGS; from the coding sequence ATGCGGACGGTGCGGGGCTGGTTCCAGGAGACGGCGGGCGGCCTGCCACGGACGTTCTGGTACCTCTGGACCGGCACCCTGATCAACCGGCTCGGCTCGTTCATCCTGGTCTTCCTCGCCATCTACCTGACCCAGGAGCGCGACTTCTCCGCCTCGCAGGCGGGTCTGGTGATCGGGCTCTGGGGCGTCGGCGGCGCGGTCGGCACCACCGTCGGCGGCACGCTGACCGACCGCTGGGGCCGCCGGCCCACGCTGCTGACCGCGCACCTCGGCGCGGCCACCATGATGGTCGCGCTGGGCCTGGCCCGGCCGCTCTGGGCGGTGGCCGTGGGCGCGTTGCTGCTCGGCACGTTCGCCGAGGCGGCCCGCCCGGCCTTCGGCGCCATGATGGTCGACGTGGTGCCGGAGAAGGACCGGCTGCGGGCCTTCTCGCTGAACTACTGGGCGATCAACCTCGGCTTCGCCTGCGCCGCCGTCCTCGCCGGCTTCGCCGCCCAGGCCGGCTACCTGCTGCTCTTCCTGGTGGACGCGACCACCACGGTGGTCACCGCGCTGATCATCTTCACCCGGGTGCGGGAGACCCGGACCACGCCGACCGGCCCCGTCGTCAAGGGCGCCCCCGCGCCCGCCGGCGCGCTGCGGACCATCCTCGCCGACCGGGTCTTCCTCGGCTTCGTGGCGCTCAACCTGCTCGCCGCGCTGGTGTTCCTCCAGCACATCTCGATGCTGCCGATCGCGATGGGCGACTCCGGGCTCAGCCCCGCCACCTACGGCTCGGTGATCGCGCTCAACGGCGTGCTCATCGTGGTCGGCCAACTCTTCGTACCCCGGCTCATCAGGGGCCGGAGCCGCTCGCACGTGCTGGCGCTCGCGGCGCTGGTGATGGGCGTCGGGTTCGGGCTCACCGCGTTCGCCGACACGGTCTGGCTCTACGGCCTGACCGTGCTGATCTGGACGCTCGGCGAGATGCTCAACTCGCCGTCCAACGCCACGCTCATCGCGGAGCTGTCACCGGCCGCGCTGCGCGGCCGCTACCAGGGCGTCTTCTCGCTCTCCTGGCAGCTCGCCGGCGCCGCCGCGCCGATCCTCGGCGGCCTGGTGCGCGAGCACGCCGGCAACAGCGCGCTCTGGCTCGGCTGCGCCGGCATCGGCGTCGTGGCGGCGGTCGCCCACCTGGTCTCCGGCCCGGCCCGGGAGCGGCGCGCGGCCCGGCTGCGCGCCGTCGGCACGACGGTCACGCCGGTCACCGCCACCCGCACCCCGGCGCCGGAGGCGGCCGAGGCCGCGGCCACCTCGCCCGCCGAGCCGGTCCGGGTCGGCTCCTGA